Genomic DNA from Flavobacteriales bacterium:
AACACGGAGTAAGAAATTTAGTTTTTTCTTCCTCCTGTACGGTTTATGGTCAACCCCACCAGGTTCCTGTAACAGAATCTTCACCTGCTAAAAATTCGCAATCACCATATGGTTTTACCAAAGTGGTATGCGAACAAATGATCAACGATGTTCACGAATCCGGTAGTCATTTATCTGCCGTTTTACTCCGCTACTTTAATCCCATCGGTGCTCACCCCAGTGGTAAATTGGGAGAATTACCGAGAGGAATCCCGAATAATCTTGTCCCCTATATTACCCAAACAGCTGCGGGACTACGAAGTAGTTTAACCATTCATGGAAACGACTACTCCACTTCAGACGGTACATGTATTCGCGATTACATTCATGTGGTTGACCTTGCCCAGGCACATATTGCGGCTTTGAATTGGATAACAAAATCAGAGGAAGCAACAGTGGAGGTGTTTAATGTAGGAACCGGAAATGGAAATTCGGTATTAGAGGTGGTAAATACGTTTCAAGATGTTGCCGATCAATCGCTGAATTATTCCATTGGTCCGCGTCGCTCCGGTGATGTTGAACAAATATGGGCATCAACGGAAAAAGCGGAAAAGATACTCGGATGGAGACCTTCATTGAGTTTAAAAGATGCACTTCGTGATGCCTGGAACTGGCAACAAAAGTTAAAATGATGAAGCCGCTCCTTTACCTCTGCCTGATTTTACCTCAACTGGCTTTTGCTCAAATTTCAGCAGAAGAAACTTATACCTCTTTTATTGCACCTAAAAATCCGGAGGGACCGGAACGACAAGATCGCTGGATGGTGGACCTTAGTTATTCCTCCTGGTTAGAATACCCTTCAAACATTGAATTAAAGCCCTTTGGACACAGCATCGGTGTTCAGCGGATGATTGACCTGCCCCTGAATAAAAAAAGTACCTTTGGCTTTGCAATTGGCTTCGGATTTAATTCGCAAAACTATTATCACAACGGTGCATTTGCCGAACAGCTCGACAGTTTGAATCAGCATCAGGGATATACCATTGTCCCTTTACCTGCGGGATATGAATACAAACGAAACAAGATTTCATTCAATTACCTCGAAATACCGGTTCAAATTAGAATCCGCTCATCCAAAAAATGGCACTTTTTCTTTTATCCCGGATTTAAAGCAGGATGGCTGTTTAATGATCATACCAAAATCATTGACGATTCCGGAAAATATAAACGATTCGGATTTAAAGGATTCACCCAAATACAATATGGTCCCACGCTTCATATTGGCTTTAACCGATTTGCCGTGTATGGATTTTATTCCCTTACACCCATCTTAAAAGACGGACCGGCATTTTCTGTTTTTAGTATGGGAATTTCCCTCAACTTTTTTTAATCACTCTTCGGGAAACATCAATTTCCAGGCTTCTCGTGCGGCCAATTGTTCGGCTTCCTTTTTCGTGCGCGCAATAGCTTTGGCGATGGCTTCGGAGTCGATCTGAATGGCAATTTCATATTGCATCTCGGCACCAAGGTTGGCTTCTGATATTAAAATGAAATCAATTTTCTTGCGCTCACGTTGCGACCAGATAATGATTCTGCTTTTATAATCACTTTCTACCTTAATGAGTTCCTCCAGATTAATGTGGGCCTCTAAAATCCGGTGTAAGATTATTTTTCGGGTAAACTCAAATCCCTTATCCAGATAAATGGCTCCGATTAAAGCTTCAAAAGCGTTTCCTAATAATGATTTTGGATTATTAATTCCAAATTGTGTATGGCGCACCTGTTGGTCCAAATGAAACTTTTCACCTAGGTGATTCAACATTTCACGCTTTACAATTTTCGATTTCAACTTGGTCAGAAATCCCTCCGTCTCCGATGGAAATTTTAGGAAAAGATATTCCGCAACTACCGTATCTAAAACCGCATCACCTAAAAACTCCAGCCGTTCATTGCTTCGTTCATGTGCATTAGGTTCTTCCCGCAAATGCGATTTGTGCAAAAAAGCCTGGTGATAAATGGATGTGTTTTTGGGCCAAAATCCGAAATGACTCTGAATAAAAGCTGCGAGTGCTTTGTCATCAGAATTCCTATAACGGAAACGTGCAAACAATGGAATTAGCCTTGGAACTTCTTCAGGATAATGGAAGCATTATGACCGCCAAAACCAAAGGTGTTGCTCAGTGCATAATTAACGGTGCGTTTTTGCGCCGTATGGAAAGTTAGATTCAGACGGTTGTCCAGATCCGGATCATCGGTAAAGTGATTAATGGTTGGTGGAATGATATCCTGACTAACCGCTAAAACACATGCTAAAGCTTCAATCGCTCCGGCAGCACCTAAAAGGTGACCGGTCATTGATTTGGTAGAACTGATGTTCAATTTGTAGGCATGCTCTCCAAATACACCAACAATGGCCTTCGTCTCTGCAATATCGCCGAGTGGGGTTGATGTT
This window encodes:
- the rnc gene encoding ribonuclease III, which encodes MFARFRYRNSDDKALAAFIQSHFGFWPKNTSIYHQAFLHKSHLREEPNAHERSNERLEFLGDAVLDTVVAEYLFLKFPSETEGFLTKLKSKIVKREMLNHLGEKFHLDQQVRHTQFGINNPKSLLGNAFEALIGAIYLDKGFEFTRKIILHRILEAHINLEELIKVESDYKSRIIIWSQRERKKIDFILISEANLGAEMQYEIAIQIDSEAIAKAIARTKKEAEQLAAREAWKLMFPEE
- a CDS encoding PorT family protein, which codes for MMKPLLYLCLILPQLAFAQISAEETYTSFIAPKNPEGPERQDRWMVDLSYSSWLEYPSNIELKPFGHSIGVQRMIDLPLNKKSTFGFAIGFGFNSQNYYHNGAFAEQLDSLNQHQGYTIVPLPAGYEYKRNKISFNYLEIPVQIRIRSSKKWHFFFYPGFKAGWLFNDHTKIIDDSGKYKRFGFKGFTQIQYGPTLHIGFNRFAVYGFYSLTPILKDGPAFSVFSMGISLNFF
- the galE gene encoding UDP-glucose 4-epimerase GalE, yielding MKKPTIIVTGGAGFIGSHTVVELNQSGFRPVIVDNFSNSEPFILDRIAELCGEKIESYTIDCTKEEDFERVFSNEKPDGVIHFAAFKAVGESVNEPLKYYHNNIGSLVVLLNLMEKHGVRNLVFSSSCTVYGQPHQVPVTESSPAKNSQSPYGFTKVVCEQMINDVHESGSHLSAVLLRYFNPIGAHPSGKLGELPRGIPNNLVPYITQTAAGLRSSLTIHGNDYSTSDGTCIRDYIHVVDLAQAHIAALNWITKSEEATVEVFNVGTGNGNSVLEVVNTFQDVADQSLNYSIGPRRSGDVEQIWASTEKAEKILGWRPSLSLKDALRDAWNWQQKLK